A single Patescibacteria group bacterium DNA region contains:
- a CDS encoding DUF3828 domain-containing protein, with protein MGSKEHGFSLIPIIIIALVLVGGVAFAVNYIVSTEKVAEIPKEETTVTEEEEAAAAEEAGAEREEEVKNPREVVEEFYTWYISNEGRPLSSGAYKESPYLAPSFKEYLDGGYGRGADLILCAQDIPPSFEVEDVSISGNTARVNLRQAFGPSGRIVPVELEKVEGEWLISDVLCADVEDVE; from the coding sequence ATGGGTTCCAAAGAACACGGATTTTCACTTATTCCAATAATAATCATTGCCCTGGTTTTGGTTGGTGGGGTAGCCTTTGCGGTTAATTATATTGTGAGTACAGAGAAGGTCGCGGAAATCCCTAAAGAAGAAACGACGGTCACGGAAGAAGAAGAAGCAGCAGCAGCAGAAGAAGCAGGAGCAGAAAGAGAAGAAGAGGTAAAAAACCCGCGAGAAGTAGTTGAAGAATTTTACACTTGGTATATTTCTAATGAGGGCCGCCCTCTTTCCAGTGGGGCATATAAGGAAAGCCCTTACCTAGCTCCCAGTTTCAAAGAATATTTGGATGGCGGTTACGGTCGTGGGGCGGATCTTATTCTTTGTGCGCAAGATATTCCACCAAGTTTTGAGGTGGAAGATGTTTCTATTTCGGGTAACACTGCGCGGGTTAATCTAAGACAAGCTTTTGGACCTAGCGGGAGGATTGTGCCGGTTGAACTTGAAAAGGTGGAAGGTGAATGGCTTATTTCCGATGTCCTTTGTGCCGATGTTGAAGATGTAGAGTAG
- a CDS encoding NUDIX hydrolase: protein MGIEGNANVSCGVIVSRGEPRIEEWEALFLERENGKFCFPSGHWEVGEDLPACAAREFCEETGYEVALLGTVGIYTLEPKTGGVPSLGVVYYGVLGEKVGEPEGGLCWLGTKDMLLMHALRHGLFLPWLHLLGFFESCARYPAFLPLDIFSSGNLPRNEREIV from the coding sequence GTGGGTATTGAAGGAAATGCAAATGTTTCGTGTGGGGTTATTGTCTCGCGGGGTGAACCCCGTATAGAAGAGTGGGAAGCCCTTTTTCTTGAAAGAGAGAATGGCAAGTTTTGTTTCCCTAGTGGGCATTGGGAGGTTGGAGAAGATTTACCGGCGTGTGCGGCAAGGGAATTCTGTGAGGAGACGGGATATGAAGTGGCGCTCTTGGGTACGGTTGGAATATATACTCTCGAGCCCAAAACTGGTGGGGTCCCCTCACTAGGGGTAGTTTACTACGGTGTGCTGGGTGAGAAAGTAGGCGAACCGGAGGGCGGGCTGTGCTGGTTGGGTACTAAAGATATGCTTCTGATGCACGCTCTAAGACACGGTCTTTTTCTGCCGTGGCTGCACTTACTTGGCTTTTTCGAAAGCTGTGCCCGCTATCCAGCGTTTTTGCCTCTGGACATCTTTTCCTCAGGTAACCTTCCCCGCAATGAGCGGGAGATTGTTTGA
- a CDS encoding phage holin family protein: protein MNIVAFLFILLVRGLAVFTASYVIPGVEIASFGVAVITAIVLGVLNTFLRPILIFLTLPVNILTLGLFTLVINILIILLTSRLVPEFSVSGLLPALVFSIMLVLTNWFLSLLV from the coding sequence ATGAACATCGTTGCTTTTTTGTTTATACTTCTTGTTCGTGGGTTGGCGGTTTTTACTGCTTCTTATGTTATACCGGGTGTGGAGATAGCCTCTTTTGGGGTGGCAGTGATTACGGCGATTGTTCTTGGGGTTCTCAATACTTTTCTCCGTCCGATTTTGATTTTCCTCACCTTACCTGTAAATATTTTAACTTTGGGGCTTTTTACCTTGGTTATAAATATTTTAATTATTTTGCTTACTAGCAGGCTGGTTCCAGAGTTTAGTGTTTCTGGCTTGCTGCCCGCGTTAGTTTTTAGTATTATGTTGGTACTTACCAATTGGTTTCTGAGTTTACTCGTCTAG